A genomic stretch from Gammaproteobacteria bacterium includes:
- a CDS encoding GxxExxY protein codes for MEPSHELDALARKTIGAAIEVHRALGPGYLESVYVEVLAIELTLRRLRFRRQPEISVLYKEHEVGTGRLDFPIDQRLVVALKAVNALNEIHQAQVISYLRATGLNLGLLINFNVGVLKQGIKRVVLS; via the coding sequence GTGGAACCGTCGCACGAGCTGGATGCCTTGGCCCGCAAGACAATTGGCGCAGCAATCGAAGTACATCGCGCGCTTGGTCCCGGATACCTCGAGAGTGTCTACGTAGAAGTCCTGGCGATTGAACTCACCCTGAGACGATTACGTTTTCGCCGGCAACCCGAAATCTCCGTACTGTACAAGGAACACGAAGTAGGTACGGGGCGGCTAGATTTCCCGATTGACCAGCGACTGGTCGTAGCACTGAAAGCCGTCAATGCCTTGAACGAGATTCACCAGGCTCAGGTGATTTCCTATCTCCGGGCAACAGGATTGAACCTTGGTCTGCTGATCAACTTCAATGTGGGAGTATTGAAACAGGGTATCAAGCGTGTTGTTCTCTCTTAA
- a CDS encoding CbbQ/NirQ/NorQ/GpvN family protein: MSELDRDQYIVKDEPYYRSVSDEVTMYEAAYDARMPVMLKGPTGCGKSRFVEYMAWKLQKPLITVACNEDMTASDLVGRFLLDINGTKWQDGPLTVAARIGAICYLDEVVEARQDTTVVIHPLTDHRRVLPLEKKGELVHAHDDFQIVISYNPGYQSLMKDLKQSTKQRFGGLDFDYPDKEIEVEIVVHEGGVDADIAGKLVSIAQRSRNLKGHGLDEGMSTRLLVYAAQLVGKGIDPMAACQMALVTPLTDDPDMRDTLSAAVNTYF, from the coding sequence ATGAGCGAACTCGATCGCGATCAATACATTGTCAAAGACGAACCCTATTACCGTTCCGTTAGTGACGAAGTAACCATGTACGAGGCCGCCTACGATGCGCGCATGCCGGTCATGCTCAAAGGACCGACTGGCTGCGGCAAGTCGCGCTTCGTTGAGTACATGGCCTGGAAGCTGCAAAAACCGCTGATCACAGTAGCCTGTAACGAGGACATGACCGCCTCCGACCTGGTCGGCCGCTTTCTGCTCGACATCAACGGCACCAAGTGGCAGGACGGCCCGCTGACCGTCGCTGCCCGCATCGGCGCGATCTGCTACCTGGACGAGGTAGTCGAGGCACGACAGGACACCACCGTCGTCATCCACCCGCTGACTGACCACCGCCGCGTGCTGCCGCTGGAGAAGAAGGGCGAACTGGTCCATGCGCACGACGATTTCCAGATCGTCATCTCCTACAACCCCGGCTACCAGTCGCTGATGAAGGACCTCAAGCAGTCCACCAAGCAGCGCTTCGGCGGCCTGGACTTCGACTACCCGGACAAAGAGATCGAGGTCGAGATCGTGGTTCACGAGGGCGGCGTCGATGCCGACATCGCCGGCAAGCTGGTCAGCATCGCTCAACGTTCACGTAACCTGAAGGGCCACGGCCTGGACGAGGGCATGTCCACCCGTCTGCTGGTCTACGCGGCGCAACTGGTCGGCAAGGGCATCGACCCAATGGCCGCGTGCCAGATGGCGCTGGTCACCCCGCTGACGGACGACCCGGATATGCGCGACACACTCAGTGCTGCTGTCAACACCTACTTTTAG
- a CDS encoding ribulose bisphosphate carboxylase small subunit: MSEMQDYSSRLSDPSSRKFETLSYLPALSEEQIRAEVAYIVSKGWNPAIEHTEPENATDSYWYMWKLPLFGETDIDAVLQEAEDCLAANPGNHVRLIGYDNYAQSQGTALVIFRGKPV; this comes from the coding sequence ATGAGTGAAATGCAGGACTACAGTTCGCGTCTGTCCGATCCGAGCAGCCGCAAGTTCGAGACCCTTTCCTACCTGCCCGCCTTGAGCGAGGAGCAGATCCGCGCCGAGGTCGCGTACATCGTGTCCAAGGGATGGAACCCCGCCATCGAGCATACCGAGCCCGAGAATGCCACCGACTCCTACTGGTACATGTGGAAGTTGCCCTTGTTCGGTGAGACCGACATCGATGCCGTGCTGCAGGAGGCAGAGGACTGCCTCGCGGCCAATCCGGGCAACCACGTTCGTCTGATCGGCTACGACAACTATGCCCAGTCCCAGGGCACGGCGCTGGTGATCTTCCGCGGCAAGCCGGTCTGA